The stretch of DNA CTTTCGGGCTGCGGTGGCACCAGTTCCGTGCCGGCCAATAGCCCGTCAGCGCAGGCCACGGGCAAGCCGCTCGATACCAAGGCCTACGACAAGCTCGTGAATTCCGGCGAGGTGGCGAGCGGCTCCACCGTCAATGCCAACAAGTGGGCCAAAGCTGTCAAGGAGCAGGGCGTGCTGAAAGTCGGCGGTGTGAAGTCCTCGGCGTTGTTCTCGCTGCAAAGCCCTGACGACAACAAGGTGCGTGGTTTCGACGCAGGCCTCTCCCAGTTGCTTGCCCGCTACATCCTGGGTGACGCGAAGACCTCGGTGAGTGTGGTTGACTCCTCCACTCGTGAGGCCGTTTTACAAAACGGCACCGTCAACACGGTTTTCGCCACGTATTCGATCAATCCGGCGCGCCAGCAGAAGATCGATTTCGCCGGTCCCTATCTCACCAGCCAGCAGGCGATTCTCGTCAAGTCCACCAACAAGACCATCAATTCCGCCTCCGACCTGGCGGGCAAGAAGGTTGGCGTGCAGGCTGGTTCCACCGGCCCGGCCGTCGTCAAGAAGTTCGCGCCCAAGGCCAACGCGCAGGAGTTCCAGACCGACGCCGAGCTCGTGCAGGCCCTCAAGCAGGGCCGTATCGACGCCTACGTGGTCGACGAGTCGCTCGTGCTCGGCGACATTGCCAAGGACCCACAGGCCTTGAAGCTCGCCGGCAAGCCCTTCGGCGACAAGGACGAGTATGGTATCGGCCTGCCCAAGGGATCTGACGGTGCCGAATTCGTCAACGCCTGGCTCAAGAAGATCGAGGCTGATGGCACATGGGCCAAGCTCTGGAAACTCACCGTTGGCGATCGTACCGGCGTTACCAAGGTGCCGACGCCTCCCGCCATCACCAAGGAGTGAGCAAGGGTTCGTGCGTGCGTAGGCACATAATAGGGTAAACGGCTGGATGCGCGAGAGCGTGCGCGCAAACCGACGCATCGTGAACAGGGATGGTGAAGAAGGGCGGATATGGCCACACATCAATCGTTATGGGGGTCGCTGGTTTACCTCCTCGCCCACTATGGCTGGCAGTATGTCTCCAGTTACGGGGTCGCGCTGCGCATCGGCGTGCTCTCGTTCCTTGGTGGCCTGGCGCTCGCGTTCGTGCTCACCATGCTGCGTGTCAGCCCCATTCCCCCGCTGCGCGCCGCAGTCTCGTTCTATGTCGAGGTCTTCCGTAACATCCCGGTGCTTGCGCTCCTTATTTTCATTGTCTTCGCGTTGCCTGAGGTCGGGCTGGTGATCGACTACGAGCCCAGCGTTATCGTTACGCTCATCCTCGTGGCTTCGGCGTTCGGCTGCGACGCCCTGCGTAGCGGCATCAACGCCATCGACCCGGGCCAGGTGGAGGCCGCCCGGTCGCTTGGCCTCACGTTCTTCGACATCGTCAGTTCCATCATCATGCCGCAGGCGCTGCGCACGGTGGTGCAGCCGATGGTTACTCTCTTCATCTCGGTGATTGTCAGCTCCTCGATCGGCGCGATGGTGCCGCTGGCCCACACCGAGCTCACGGGCCTGGTCAACCAGATCAACACCAAAGACGCGCTCGGCATCCCCACCTTCTTCGTCGCCGCGCTGTTCTATGTGTGCACGGGCTTGGTGATCGCCGGGTTTGGCCGGTTCCTCGAGAAGAAGGTGGCGCTATGTCGGTGAAATCGAGATCGTTAAGTCCCACCGAGGCCGCGCTGTTTGAGGTTGGCGGGCCGCGTACCAAGCGTCGCATCGCCGTGGGTACCGCCGTGGCCGTCGCCGTGCTGCTGGCGTTGCTCGCGTGGGTGGTTTATCGGTTGTATATCAATGGGCAATTCGCGCCCATGTATTGGAGCCTTTTCGGCGACCCGAAGGTCTGGGGATTCCTCGGAATGGGCCTCATCGGTACATTGCGTGCGGCGTTTGGTGCAGGCGCGATCGGGCTGGTGTGCGGCCTGGTGCTGATGTTCGGGCGCATGTCCGGCGTTGCGCCGATTCGCTGGCTTTGCACCGCCGTCATCGAGTTCGTGCGCGGAACCCCGACCCTGCTCTTCATTTACTTCTTCTTCCTTGTGCCGGCGCAGTTCGGCATCCATATGAGCACCTACTGGATGGTCGTCATTCCCGTGGCCAGCTACGCCTCCGCCGTGCTCGCCGAGGTCTTCCGCTCGGGCGTCGAGGCTGTGCCGATCGGGCAGAAGGAGGCCGCACTTTCGCTGGGCCTCACCCGCTGGCAGATGTACCAGTCCGTCGTCCTGCCGCAGATGTTCCGCATCGTGGTGCCGACCATGGTCGCCCAGCTCGTTGTGGTCGTCAAGGACACGACCTTCGGCTACGTGGTCACCTACCCCGAGATGATGCAGAACACGAAGGTGCTCATCGCCAACTACAACAGCTTGCTGCCGGTCTATTTGGTGACGTCCATTATCTATGTGCTTATCAATTATGCGATTTCGTGGTTCGCGCGCTGGCTTTCCGACCGGCTTGGCCTCGATTTTGAGGTCTGATGCTTGAAGTTGTGGACGCTTTTGGGTTGTAGTCAAAAAATGGACACTCGATTTTCAATCTAGTGGTAACAGTGCGGTTAAATCGTCGCGCTCGCCCACCGCAGTGACCCGGCCGGCGTCCTTCTCTTCGGCCCATGAGGTCAGGCCGCACGCCAAGCGCAACCATACGTCAGGGTCGAGTTCGATGACGTCGGGTGGGGTGAGATTATGCGGGTCCGAAGCCGGCCCGTCTAGGATTTTCACCGCTCCCCAAGGTGCCACGCGGACTTCGACGCCGGGGCCGGGAGCCTTGTTTTCCAAAAGATAGAGCGAATACCGCACGGCCATCGCCCAAGTGTTGCGCGGCAGGCCGTCTGGTGAAAACGTGAGTCTCGCCTCAAGCGGTTCTCCGCGATGCGTGTCCGCCGCTTTGCGCCACTGGTCCAGCGCCGCCATGCCCTTCGAAATATCCTGTTCCCGTATCGCTGCCATAGCGTCATCGTCCCTCGCGTTATGGACGGAAGGAAATGAAAGGCAATGGCAATACTCGGTCGGTCGCTTTTCTCTTGTCCTGCACCTTGTGGACGGAAGAAGATGAAAGGCAATACCTGGTCGGTCGTTTTTCCCGTCCCCCACCTTGTGGACGGAACGGCGTGAATGGCAATAGCCAGTCAGTTGTTTCCCATGTCTCTTTTTGTGGACGGAGGTAGGCATAACAAAACCGCCGCACTAGCGCCAAGGCAATGCGACGGTTCTGGATAATAAAATAAATAAAGGTCAGTCGGTAGCGGCTTCCGAACCCTCTTCGGGCTTCGAATCGGCTTCCTTATCAAGACCCAAATCGACTGGCGAAGAGCTGTTTTCCCACGGCTCTTCCCACGGATCATAGTCGGGGTTCTGCTGCTTGTACATATAGAGACCGACGACTGCAGCGAGCAGACCGCCGAAGAGCAGCGCAAAGAACTTCCAACCGTTAGAAGACTTGTTCTCCATGACGGCTCCTTTCTTAAGTGCCGGCTTGCGCGTCCAAGCCAACGTTGCTTCTATCCTAGCCGATGTTCTGTGACAATTGAGTGGAAAGCCTGAAGAAAACCAAAAAGTTCAAGGTTTATTGATATGGGAATCAAGGTTTTTGAAGGTGTGGCTTTGCGATGGATTATATAAAAGACTGGAAAATAATATATCCTATAAAGACAAAAGCGAGATGGCTGAATCTGCCGTAATGGTTCTGGAAAAGTATTGAAAGGCGAAAAGCGTTGGAAATACAGGGAAAGTGTAAGACGCCGCAATCGGTTTTGTACCTGTCAATCGATAAAATGCAACAATGACCAATGAGAACAGCGACCTTCAGCTTGTGTATCGAAAACTACGATACCAATGGAAGTCCAACGGACCGGTGTTTACGTGGACAATCGTTGTCATCTGCGTGGTGGTGTGGCTTGTAGAAGTGCTCTGTAAACTAGCTTCTACGCAGGATTACAATACCATGCTTTACGATTGGTCGTTCATCCCAGGTTTGGCGCTTTTGAAGCCTTGGACGTGGCTGACGTCGATGTTCATGCACGCCCCCAATGTGCTGCACGTGCTCTGCAATATGCTCACGTTGATCGCCATAGGGCCGTATTTGGAGGGGCTGCTCGGGCATTGGTGTTTCCTCGGGGTCTATATGGTTTGCGGGCTTGGCGCGGCCGACGGCATGATTGTATCCAGCTATTTCACCCATGATTGGGCTACGGGCGGGTACGGTGCTTCCGGTGGCCTGTTCGGTCTTTTTGCGGTTTTGCTTTTGGTTTTCAGGCGTACGCATACCGACATCCGTGCGATGCTGGTGTGCATCGCCATCAATTTCGCGATGCCGCTGTTCATCCCGGGTGTGGGGTGGCAGGCTCATGTCGGCGGGTTTGTGGTCGGCCTGGTGCTGGGCTGGTTGCTGCTTGACGGGATTCCCGCACTGCGTCGCCGTCCGTTGTGGGTGCGCACGCTGGTTTACGGGTTGATTCTTGCGGTGCTGCTGGTGGCTTTGGCGGTGGTGCTGACGCCGTCGTGGGTGATCAGGCTAGAGCAAGCTGGGCAACAGCTCAACCTGCCGTAAACGCGTACGCCCGGCCTAGCCGGTAGCTGTAGGCGTCAGTTAGGCGTTTTCCTGACGTTGGTGTTGAAAAGTGCACTTTAGCGTGGGTGTGGTGCGCTTTTTGGCGGTGCCGTCAAAAACGTGCGTTTTGGCTGGGGTGTGGTGCGCTTTTTTGACGGTGGTGTGCAAAAGGTGCGTTTTAGTGTGGATAGGGTGCATTTTTCTGACGGTGCCGTCAAAAACGTGCGTTTGGGCGAAGGTAAAGTGCACTTTTCCGACAGTGGTGTTGAAAAGGTGCGTTTTGGCTGGGGTAAAGTGCACCTTTTTGACGTAATACACGAAAGGTGCAACCTGAACATGGCCAGATTGCACCTTGCTGACGCGGGATGGTTGTCGGATAGGGGATTTCCTGTCTGTTTATCCCTTACTTATCCGCGCGATGCTGGCGCAGAACGGACTCGACCAGCTGCGAGTAGAGGTCGGACAGGCTGTAACCGGCGGCGATGGCGGCCTGCGGGAGTTGCGAGGTCGCGGTCATGCCGGGGGCCACGTTCGATTCGAGGAACTGCGGGGTGCCGGACTCGTCGACGATGAAGTCGGTGCGGGAGATGTCTCGCAGGCTCAGCGTATTGTGCGCGGTCAAAGCCGCTTCTTGAGCCGCCTCGAGAACGTCTTCCGGCAGACGCGCGGGGACGTAGAAATCCGTGGGGCCGGGGGTCACGCGGGCTTCGTAATCGTAGTCGCCGTCGGGCGTGGCCACTTCCAGCGGCGGCAGGACGAGCGGTTCCCCGTCGATTTCCAGCACGGATACGGAAATTTCGGTGCCGGTGACGGCCTGCTCCACCAACGCGACGTCGCTGTACGCAAAGCTCTTCACCATCGCTTGCGGCAGCTCTGACGCCTTGTCGACGCGGGTGCAGCCCATCGCGGATCCGCCTTGGGTCGGCTTGACGAAAAGCGGCAACTTGAGTGAGGAAACCAGCAAATCGACCACTTTCTTCGCACCGAGCTCGCGGAACGTCGATTCGGGCAGCGCGACCGAAACCGGGGTTGAAAGCCCGCCGAGCTTGCGCACCACGTTCTTGGCGATGGGCTTGCTCCAGGCGGTGCGCGAGGCCTTCGCGCGCGAGCCGATATACGGTAGTCCTTCCATTTCGAGGATGTCGCGGATCGAGCCGTCCTCGCCGTTGGCGCCGTGCAGCAGTGGCCAGACGATGTCGGGGCGGGTTTTGGGGTCGCTCAGGTACGGCAGCAGCTCGCTGTCCATATCGTGCGTGGCGACGTTCCAGCCGGCCTCTTCAAGGTAGCCGCCGACGCGATGACCGCTGGAAAGCGAGACGTCGCGCTCGTGGCTCATGCCGCCGCAGATGACGAGCACCTTGGTGGCGGCGCGGTCGATGGGAGCGTGGTCTTTTATTGTGGCTGCGTGCTTCGTGGCTTTGATGTGCTTTGCCATAATGGAATGCTCCTTCAGTCTTTCTTATCCGTCTTATTTGTGGTGGTGCGACTGTCGTGACGCGCGTCCGCGTCGGCCGATGCGGTGCCGAAGAGTTCGGCGGTCTTGAGCTCGTTGTTCATCACGCCCGCGAGACGCTTGATGCCCAGCGTGATCTTGTCCGGCGTCGGATAGCAGAACGAAAGGCGCATGTGGTGCGTGCCGCTGCCGTCGAGATAGAAGCCGGTGCCGGCCACGTAGGCGACTTTCGCGGTGATGGCGCGAGGCAGCATTTCCTTGGAATTCAAGCCCTCAGGAATCTTCAGCCAGATGTAGAAGCCGCCCTTGGGCTTGTTCCACGAGCAGTACGGCAAGTACTCGCGCAGCGCCGCGTCCATGGTGTCGCAACGTTCCTTGTACATGCCGCGGTACTGGCTGATCTGATGCTTCCAGTCGAAGTTGTCGAGGTAGGTGGTGATGGTCATCTGGCTCATGTTCGGCGGGCAGAGGATCGACGCCTCGTTGGCCAGAATGAGCTTCTTGCGGATTCCCGGAGGCGCCACGATCCACGCGATGCGCATGCCCGGCGCGATGATCTTGGAGAAGCTGGAAAGGTAGACCACGTTCTCGGCGTCCATCGAACGCAGCGCGGGGTAGGTCTGGCCGTCGAAACCGAGCAGGCCGTAAGGATTATCCTCCACGATAAGCACGTGGTATTTGCGCGCGATCTCGATGATGCGCGGACGGCGCTCGACACTCATCGTCACGCCGGCGGGGTTGTGGAAATTGGGCACGGTATAGAGGAACTTGACCTTTTTGCCGGACGCAAGCTGGGCCTTGATGGTCTCCTCGAACGATTCGGGGATGAGCCCGTCCTTGTCGGTCTGCGCGTTGACCACGTCGACCTGGAAGGACGAGAAGACGCCGAGTGCGCCCACGTAGTTCGGGGCTTCGGCAATCACCACATCCCCCGGGTCGCACATGATGCGTGTGACCAGATCGATGGCGTTCTGCGAACCGTTGGAAATCACCACGTCGTCGGGCTGCACGTCCGTGATGCCCTCAAGCTCCATGATTTGCAGCACGTCCTCGCGCAGATGCGGGTCGCCCTGCGCCGAGCCGTACTGCCAGGCCACATCGCCCTTATCGACGAGCATCTTGGCGATAAGCTGCGAAAGCTCCTTGAACGGCAGGTATTCCAGATACGGCATGCCGCCGGCCAGCGAAACGACGTCCGGACGCGAGGCGGTGGCGAACAAGGCCCGGATCTCGGAGGCACGCATATTGTCGGCACGGGCCGCGTAGGAGCCGTACCACGGGTCGTTCTTGAAGACCTTGGACTCCGTGGTTTTCGCGCCCGATGCCGTTGAACCTGTTGCCTTCGTGCCGTTGACTTCCGACGCGCTTGGTATCTGTGCCGTTTTCCCTGCTTGTTTCCGCGCTTTGGCGTCTTCGGCTTTGGCGGCGGTGGCGTCGTTCCCGGCGTTCGCCGCATTCGCGCTCGCATTCAAACCGCTGCCTTTCCCCTCGTTCGGTTTTCCGGAAATGTTCTTGGTCTCAGACATCAACCATCCCTTTCTTCGGTTGCGGCCCCGCTTCAAACGAGCTCCGCTTTCCAAACAGATTTCGCGCGTTTAAACAATATAGAAGCAGACTTTAGTCGCCATCGCTCGCCGCGTAAACACCCGCGAAAAACCGGCACCGCTTCAACACGCTTCCGGCGGTTCGTATAGCGTATCTTTGTTTAGGCGTTAATGAAGATGTTAAGCAAAAAAGGTTGG from Bifidobacterium sp. ESL0728 encodes:
- a CDS encoding glutamate ABC transporter substrate-binding protein, with the translated sequence MVLSKSRKKVTVGLLATVAALGIALSGCGGTSSVPANSPSAQATGKPLDTKAYDKLVNSGEVASGSTVNANKWAKAVKEQGVLKVGGVKSSALFSLQSPDDNKVRGFDAGLSQLLARYILGDAKTSVSVVDSSTREAVLQNGTVNTVFATYSINPARQQKIDFAGPYLTSQQAILVKSTNKTINSASDLAGKKVGVQAGSTGPAVVKKFAPKANAQEFQTDAELVQALKQGRIDAYVVDESLVLGDIAKDPQALKLAGKPFGDKDEYGIGLPKGSDGAEFVNAWLKKIEADGTWAKLWKLTVGDRTGVTKVPTPPAITKE
- a CDS encoding amino acid ABC transporter permease; the protein is MATHQSLWGSLVYLLAHYGWQYVSSYGVALRIGVLSFLGGLALAFVLTMLRVSPIPPLRAAVSFYVEVFRNIPVLALLIFIVFALPEVGLVIDYEPSVIVTLILVASAFGCDALRSGINAIDPGQVEAARSLGLTFFDIVSSIIMPQALRTVVQPMVTLFISVIVSSSIGAMVPLAHTELTGLVNQINTKDALGIPTFFVAALFYVCTGLVIAGFGRFLEKKVALCR
- a CDS encoding amino acid ABC transporter permease, which gives rise to MSVKSRSLSPTEAALFEVGGPRTKRRIAVGTAVAVAVLLALLAWVVYRLYINGQFAPMYWSLFGDPKVWGFLGMGLIGTLRAAFGAGAIGLVCGLVLMFGRMSGVAPIRWLCTAVIEFVRGTPTLLFIYFFFLVPAQFGIHMSTYWMVVIPVASYASAVLAEVFRSGVEAVPIGQKEAALSLGLTRWQMYQSVVLPQMFRIVVPTMVAQLVVVVKDTTFGYVVTYPEMMQNTKVLIANYNSLLPVYLVTSIIYVLINYAISWFARWLSDRLGLDFEV
- a CDS encoding sterol carrier family protein; its protein translation is MAAIREQDISKGMAALDQWRKAADTHRGEPLEARLTFSPDGLPRNTWAMAVRYSLYLLENKAPGPGVEVRVAPWGAVKILDGPASDPHNLTPPDVIELDPDVWLRLACGLTSWAEEKDAGRVTAVGERDDLTALLPLD
- a CDS encoding rhomboid family intramembrane serine protease, which codes for MTNENSDLQLVYRKLRYQWKSNGPVFTWTIVVICVVVWLVEVLCKLASTQDYNTMLYDWSFIPGLALLKPWTWLTSMFMHAPNVLHVLCNMLTLIAIGPYLEGLLGHWCFLGVYMVCGLGAADGMIVSSYFTHDWATGGYGASGGLFGLFAVLLLVFRRTHTDIRAMLVCIAINFAMPLFIPGVGWQAHVGGFVVGLVLGWLLLDGIPALRRRPLWVRTLVYGLILAVLLVALAVVLTPSWVIRLEQAGQQLNLP
- a CDS encoding D-alanine--D-alanine ligase; the protein is MAKHIKATKHAATIKDHAPIDRAATKVLVICGGMSHERDVSLSSGHRVGGYLEEAGWNVATHDMDSELLPYLSDPKTRPDIVWPLLHGANGEDGSIRDILEMEGLPYIGSRAKASRTAWSKPIAKNVVRKLGGLSTPVSVALPESTFRELGAKKVVDLLVSSLKLPLFVKPTQGGSAMGCTRVDKASELPQAMVKSFAYSDVALVEQAVTGTEISVSVLEIDGEPLVLPPLEVATPDGDYDYEARVTPGPTDFYVPARLPEDVLEAAQEAALTAHNTLSLRDISRTDFIVDESGTPQFLESNVAPGMTATSQLPQAAIAAGYSLSDLYSQLVESVLRQHRADK
- a CDS encoding PLP-dependent aminotransferase family protein, translating into MSETKNISGKPNEGKGSGLNASANAANAGNDATAAKAEDAKARKQAGKTAQIPSASEVNGTKATGSTASGAKTTESKVFKNDPWYGSYAARADNMRASEIRALFATASRPDVVSLAGGMPYLEYLPFKELSQLIAKMLVDKGDVAWQYGSAQGDPHLREDVLQIMELEGITDVQPDDVVISNGSQNAIDLVTRIMCDPGDVVIAEAPNYVGALGVFSSFQVDVVNAQTDKDGLIPESFEETIKAQLASGKKVKFLYTVPNFHNPAGVTMSVERRPRIIEIARKYHVLIVEDNPYGLLGFDGQTYPALRSMDAENVVYLSSFSKIIAPGMRIAWIVAPPGIRKKLILANEASILCPPNMSQMTITTYLDNFDWKHQISQYRGMYKERCDTMDAALREYLPYCSWNKPKGGFYIWLKIPEGLNSKEMLPRAITAKVAYVAGTGFYLDGSGTHHMRLSFCYPTPDKITLGIKRLAGVMNNELKTAELFGTASADADARHDSRTTTNKTDKKD